The Myroides phaeus DNA segment GTTACTTCTGTTTTTTATTTGGTAATCAATTGATTATGATTATGAATTTAAAAATGTAAACTTCTAAAGGTTACGTTACAGCTGTGAATAGGAGATTTGTTTACATTTGTAATTAAAACACTTTTTTAAATTGTTTACAAATGTAAAAAATAAGTTGTTTACATTTGTAATTGTAAAAAAATAGCAGATATGAACTATCAATATTTAGTAGAAAAATACACCTATCATAAAATAAGTGGTCGATATATTACGAGTGAAAAAATAGCTTCTTTTTTGAACGACTTAAAGGATTACTTTAAAGTAGAGGTCAAAGGAAAATCAGTTGAAGGAAGAGACATAAAAACGGTGACTTGGGGAGAAGGACCAACGAAGATTTTTATGTGGTCACAGATGCACGGAAATGAATCGACAACAACAAAAGCTGTACTCGATTTATTAAACTTATTGAACGAGGAAAAAGAGTCTTTTATAGCAGATTGGAAAAAGCGTTTTACGTTTTTAATTGTACCTATTTTAAATATAGATGGGGCACATTATTATACGCGAGTAAATGCAAATCAAGTTGACCTAAATAGAGACTCAATAAATTTGACTCAACCCGAAAGTCAGTTGTTGCGAAAACTTTTTGAAGACTTTAAACCTGACTATGCATTTAACCTTCACGATCAACGAACTATTTTTGGTGTAGGAGATCAACCAATGCCAGCAACGATTTCTTTTTTAGCACCTTCTTATAATGAGGAACGTGAGATAAATGCTAATAGAGAAAAAGCTATAAAATTAATTGTAGCAATGAATCAAGAAGTTCAGAAAGTGATTCCAGGACAAGTAGGAAGATTTGATGATGGATTTAATATTAACTGTATAGGAGATTATTTTCAAAGCCAAGGAGTTCCAACAATCTTGTTTGAAGCAGGACACTATCAGAATGATTATAATCGAGAAAAAACCAGAGAAATTGTATTTTTAAGTTTATTATCTGTAATTTGTAGTATATTTACTAAGAATTATGAGAATAATTCTATAGAATCTTATTTAAGCATTCCGGAGAATCAGAAAAGCTTTAATGATGTGGCAATTGGACCAGTTTCCTTGGCTGGTAGTAAAGAAGAATATATTGTGAAAATTCAGTATTTAGAGCAATTAAAAAATAATAATGTTAAATTTTGTCCCATTATTGTGGATATTATTAAAAAAGAAAGTAAATTTGCCCATCATTATATAAAAGAGAGTATAATTTTTAAGAACTCTTTGGTTAAAATAGAAGATGCATTAGATAAAAATTATCTTGAGGTTGTAGATTCTACCGTATCTCAGGATAATGGATTATTAAATAAATAATAAAATTTGTTGTTTTTTAGAAAATAAGAATTTTATTTAGTATTATTGTACAGAATTATAGATTATAATAAGATAAATAATTGTTTTATGAGTAAATTTCGTTTAGATGAAATCGATCACCAAATCTTAGATATGTTGATTGACAATACGAGAGTTCCTTTCACAGATATTGCAAAAAAATTACTGATTTCTGCAGGTACTGTTCACGTTCGTGTTAAGAAAATGGAAGATGCAGGAATTATCCAAGGTTCTTCATTAACATTAGATTACGAAAAATTAGGATATGCTTTTATAGCTTATATTGGTATTTTCCTACACAATACTTCGCAAACTAAATTTGTATTAGAGCGTATTAACGAAATTCCTTTCGTAACTGTAGCACACGTTACAACTGGTAAATTCAATGTTTTTTGTAAAATTAGAGCGAAAAACACACGTCACGCAAAAGAGGTTATTTATATGATTGATGATATTGAAGGAGTTTACAGAACTGAATCAATGATTTCTTTAGAAGAAAGCATCAACGATAAAAAACGTTTAATGCATACGATTTTTAAAGAATTATAAGAGATCAAACACTTATAAGAAGAAATAATAAAAACTGCCCTATGGCAGTTTTTTTTTTATTTGTATTTTTGAAAAAAAAGTTAATGGATTCTTTAACACAAATTGTATTAGGTGGAGCTGTAGGGAATGCGATAGCTGGACGTAAGATTGGTAATAGAGCAGTTTTATATGGTGCTATAGCAGGAACAATTCCAGACTTAGATGTTCTATCTGTATTTTTTACTGATCCAATATCCGCTGTAGAAATGCATCGAGGGGTTACGCATTCTATTTTGTTTGCCATTTTAGCTTCTTTTATGTTTGGCTATCTTGTGTACAAATTAGAAAAGAAAAACGGCGTTACCTATGAAGAGGGATATTGGTTGTTTTTTTGGGGGTTGTTTACACACGCGTTGTTAGATATGTTTACGACTTGGGGTACACGATTACTGTGGCCTTTTGATTATGCTTTTGCTTTTAAGTCTATTTTTGTCATTGACCCTCTATACACTATTCCGTTTATCTATTTTTTGGTTCGTTCTATGCGTGAAAAAGTAGATATAGACAGGAGGATGCGTTTGAATAGATTAGGTATTTATGTTAGTAGTTCATATTTGTTTTTAACGTTGTTGTTAAAAGCAGTGGCTTTTTACGAGTTTACTGATGCTTTGGATAAACAAGGTATTAAGTATAAAGAAATGTCTGTTAAACCCACTGTAATGAATACTATTTTGTGGAATGCAATGGTAGAAACAGATGATGCTTTTTTAATTGGCGAGTATTCATTTTTTGATCATTCAGACATTACATTCCAACGTTTTGATAAAAATGAGCATTTCATTAACAATATAGCTAATCACAATTTGTTTAATAGATTAGTGAAAATATCAGAAGGTTATTATACTTTTTCTGAATACAATGATGAAATTCACTTTAATGATTTGCGATTTGGTTTGTTGAAGAATGAAGGAGAAGATGTTCAGTTTGCTTTTAGTTACCGATTTGTTGTAAATGAAGACGGTGAGTTACAAGCAGAAGAGGTTAAGAAAGAAAGAAAAGATGGTGTGAAGTTGCTAAAACGACTATGGATTAGATTGCAAGGAATATAAAAATAGAAAAGGAGCATAATAGCTCCTTTTTCTTTTTTAAAGCAATTTGAGCAACTTTAAACAAAAAAAGAGGAGTTTGTATGCCTTAGGTGTAAAATCGCTTTAAAAAAAGTTGTTATGAGTAAATATGTTTGTAATAACTATTCTGCTCGTTAATTTTAAAATACTTTTGTACATAGGTTATTTTTATAGCTGATAAAAGGAGTGTTTAATAGTTCAAATAGTTTTTAATTTAAAAGTATTTGAAATCATTATTTAGAAGATGGAAATATTTGAAAGAAATATCATTTCTATTCAAAGTTTAGTTTCGGCAGGTTATGTTGGAAATAGTGTTGCTGGTTTAGCAATTCAGTTACACGGTATAAATCCTATTATTTTGCCGACAGTTATGCTGTCGAGCCACGCTGAACAAAATATATATTACGGAGATGTAGTTTCTCCAGATTTATTCAAGAAATTGATAAGAGGTATTAGCGAGGTTGGACTTCGAGAAAAAACCAAGTTCGCTGTCAGTGGTTATATCAATACTTCTGAGTTGATTGATGTGACAGCAGAATTTATAACGGGGTGGAAAAAGGTTCAGAAAGAGGCTATCTATATATACGATCCTGTATTAGGGGACACTCGCGCAAATGGACTGTATATTCCAGAAGCTATTGCGAAGCATTCTGTGGCTACATTACTTCCTTTATGTGATGTGTTGACTCCAAATCAGTTTGAATTAGAGTTTATTGTAGGACAAAAAATTACTACTGAAATTGAATTAAGCTCTTTAATAGCAGATCATCCAATTTTAAATAATAAACGAGTTATACTTACAAGTGCCGTGTTGGCAGATACACCAGCTGGCCAAATAGAAGTTATAGTTGTAGAAAATGGCCAAATTTCGAGATTTAGTACAGAAAATATACATATTGAGGTAGTAGGAACAGGAGATTTGTTTACAGCTATTATGACTTCTCAATTAGCTAATGGCAGAAAAGTAGGCGATGCTATACAAAATGCAATGAATTTTGTTTGTAGTGTGTTGACATTTACCAAAGAAAATGGATTAACAACAATGAGTGCTTCAGCGATTATACAAGCATATCCTCTGTTATTGCTATAGTTTTTTGAATTATACGTAACTCATTGGTTATTAGTGTTGTAAATAATTTAAAAATAATTTAAAAGGATTTTAACTATCTTATTTTTATTAATTTTGAAATATAGTAAAAAATGAGTTTTTTGTTATATAAATTAGAATGAATAGGGTTGTTATTCAAAAATATTGAGCTAATTGTTTAGTATTAACTAAAAATATATTTTTTGATTAACGTAGCAAAAACTAAGTTGAAATATGAGGAAAGTTATACTTCTTTTATTGGTTAGTATGACCATTATAGCGTGTTCTGGTAGCGATAACAGTGATGTTCAAGAGATGACAAAAGAAAAACTGCATTTGTCTTCAGAGAAGTCTACTGTTGAGGAGGGGAAGGCAGTACATTTTGTTGTTTTAGATGGCTCTTCTTTAGATGTCAATGCTGATTTATATGTTGAGGGTGTTTTAGTGCACAATCCGTATAAATTCTCTGAAATAGGAAGTTATAAGGTTACAGCAAAGAAAAAGGGGTATGAGAATAGCAATCCGATAGAGATTACTGTGATTAAAAAAACAGGATTGAATTACTTAAATATCAATAAACAGTATTACGATATCAAAAGTGTCTCAATGTCTGTGGAACAGATAAGTAAAATAGATTATGAGGCGAGTAAGGAGTATTATGTTGATAAAGCGATAAGATTACCGAATGGAGAATGGTATAATATTTATCACTTTGATATTAGAATTAACGGTAGTACTGGGTACGAAAGATTTGAAATATGTTATTATGTACCAAATAAAACAATTGTTGCTAAAGACAATAACATTATTGATTATGGACAGCGTGTCTTGCCAAGTGAAGTAGATAGTAAGGATATAATTTATCACAACTCTTGGGTTGTAATAGATAATTATGATGCTGCAAGAGATTGGAATCTTGCAAGTTCAGAGTTAGAAGTTGGAGCAGATAAATTAGTGAATAAGGGAGTTGGAGTGGGGTATTTGGGATTAGATACTAAAGGATCGTTTGAAATAATATATAAAGATGGAAATACGCCTATTCATATTGTTTATGACGGTGTAATTAGATTTTGTGAGAAAACAGAAAACGTAAGTGATTTTTAGATAAATAAATATTTATTGATAAGAGATTAAAAAGGCCTTTAGCTACAGTAGCTAAAGGCCTTTTTAATTACATAAAGCATTTATAATTAAGGGATGTTTATAAAATATTTGATTTGTTTATTTTTTAGTGTTAAATGTGTTTGATTGTTGATATTTTTTCTAATTAAAATGCTCTTTATTTGTTTTATTAACCATAATTAGTATTTAATATGAAGAAATTGTTATTTTTTCTGATCACTGGATTGTCTTTTCTGTCTTGTAGCAGTGATGATAATCAGGTAGCAGAGACGAAAAACCAAGAGCTTTTTTTAATTGTAGAGAACACGTCAATTTTTGTGTACGAC contains these protein-coding regions:
- a CDS encoding M14 metallopeptidase family protein; this encodes MNYQYLVEKYTYHKISGRYITSEKIASFLNDLKDYFKVEVKGKSVEGRDIKTVTWGEGPTKIFMWSQMHGNESTTTKAVLDLLNLLNEEKESFIADWKKRFTFLIVPILNIDGAHYYTRVNANQVDLNRDSINLTQPESQLLRKLFEDFKPDYAFNLHDQRTIFGVGDQPMPATISFLAPSYNEEREINANREKAIKLIVAMNQEVQKVIPGQVGRFDDGFNINCIGDYFQSQGVPTILFEAGHYQNDYNREKTREIVFLSLLSVICSIFTKNYENNSIESYLSIPENQKSFNDVAIGPVSLAGSKEEYIVKIQYLEQLKNNNVKFCPIIVDIIKKESKFAHHYIKESIIFKNSLVKIEDALDKNYLEVVDSTVSQDNGLLNK
- the pdxY gene encoding pyridoxal kinase, which codes for MEIFERNIISIQSLVSAGYVGNSVAGLAIQLHGINPIILPTVMLSSHAEQNIYYGDVVSPDLFKKLIRGISEVGLREKTKFAVSGYINTSELIDVTAEFITGWKKVQKEAIYIYDPVLGDTRANGLYIPEAIAKHSVATLLPLCDVLTPNQFELEFIVGQKITTEIELSSLIADHPILNNKRVILTSAVLADTPAGQIEVIVVENGQISRFSTENIHIEVVGTGDLFTAIMTSQLANGRKVGDAIQNAMNFVCSVLTFTKENGLTTMSASAIIQAYPLLLL
- a CDS encoding metal-dependent hydrolase, whose product is MDSLTQIVLGGAVGNAIAGRKIGNRAVLYGAIAGTIPDLDVLSVFFTDPISAVEMHRGVTHSILFAILASFMFGYLVYKLEKKNGVTYEEGYWLFFWGLFTHALLDMFTTWGTRLLWPFDYAFAFKSIFVIDPLYTIPFIYFLVRSMREKVDIDRRMRLNRLGIYVSSSYLFLTLLLKAVAFYEFTDALDKQGIKYKEMSVKPTVMNTILWNAMVETDDAFLIGEYSFFDHSDITFQRFDKNEHFINNIANHNLFNRLVKISEGYYTFSEYNDEIHFNDLRFGLLKNEGEDVQFAFSYRFVVNEDGELQAEEVKKERKDGVKLLKRLWIRLQGI
- a CDS encoding Lrp/AsnC family transcriptional regulator produces the protein MSKFRLDEIDHQILDMLIDNTRVPFTDIAKKLLISAGTVHVRVKKMEDAGIIQGSSLTLDYEKLGYAFIAYIGIFLHNTSQTKFVLERINEIPFVTVAHVTTGKFNVFCKIRAKNTRHAKEVIYMIDDIEGVYRTESMISLEESINDKKRLMHTIFKEL